The following nucleotide sequence is from Cercospora beticola chromosome 2, complete sequence.
CGTTGGCATCTGGGACATTGCTGTGTCACTTCGATCGTCCAAAGAGAATCCTCGCCCGTTACTGTATGGCAGCCTGAGCACTTCTTACATCATGGATATCTCATCCGGATGGCCTGGCTTCCCGCATATGCTCATGACGACGTCAATGAACGGCTTCGAGACACTTACCGATCTGTCGAAACCACATCCTTTTGGTCCCAGCAGTACAACGCTCTCTGCACGAAGCCGCATTGGGCAGCCAGTCTTACTGTGGCACGAATTCGTCAAGAGCGCATTGAGTGCTGAGGACAATCAGATTGTGAGAGCTTACCCGCTCAGAAGATGGTTCGGGACGATTGGCTTGACGAAATGCAAAAGTCATGTCTCGTGCATCGCCGTCAGTCAATGCCATCCGTTTATCCTGACCGGCACTGTGGGCGGAGAAGTTTCTGGTACGAATCCGATACGACGCGTTGCAGACGGGGGCAAAAGTACGCTCTGGTCTCAAACATGGTTCTCTCACGAGTGGAGACGACCTACGGAGGAAGAGgtcgctgcttctgctgatgacgatgaggcaaGCGATGCTGGTGACAAGGCTGTCATTGGAAAAGTTGGCCTCGCCCGCTTCGTCGAAGGCTTCAAAGCTGAGAAGATTACGCTGCAGAATGTGATTGGGGCACCTTCGTCGAATGCACGAAATGGGATTTTGTACACCACGATATATGAGGAGAAGACTGCAGTTACGGCAGTGGCTTGGAACCCGAATCTGCAGGTCGCTGGGTGGGCTGCCGCTGGTATGGCCGATGGATTGTTGAGAGTCGAGGACATTGCTGGTTGAGAAACATCTGGTCCTCGGTATCGTGGTTCTTGTGTTCCTGATACAAGACATCGCCATACATCTTCCACGACTGTGCTCGTGTGATCTTGCTGTCGCTCAACCGAGTGTAAAGATCCTTTCAATGCCGTCTTGAAGGCTATATGCTTCTACAGCCGTCCCAGGATCAAAATGAGATCGATAATATCAGTTCCCATCCCCACATTGACAACCGGCGCCGCCTTTTTGGGTGACTATACATTTTCCCGAACAACCTTTCTCGTTGCACTGTAGGAAAGTACAATTCAGTAACCACAAAACTCTGCAGGCACTATCGGGACGTAGCACGACTTACGAGTCCCTTGCATTTAGTGTTACATTCCTCCACTTGGTAGAAAAGGGCAACGTGGCCTGGATCACATAATTTTTGAGGTGCGGGATCTGTTCCTGGGCAAGATCTGCTTGAGCCGGGGCCGCCCGGACACGTATTGACTTTGGGGTGTGCGAGCACGAGAGATATGTAGAGTACGAGTAAGGTCCGGATAGGAGCTTGCATGGTCGGCTTGGCTCGTTGTTGGGAGGAGAAGAGTCGCTTTAAAGAATGTACGCCATTCGATCTGCAGAGCGTGGTTCTCCTCTGTTTTGTAATGCATACTTGCGTGAAAACGCGGGCTTGGATGCTGGATATAGAAGTGGGAGCGACTTTGTGACATACTAAAGGCGATGGACCTAAGGTTGCTCTTTGCTAATTCGACTTGTtctaaggcgtagcgaatAGGCTGCCGTGATCGGAAATTTTGTTCTCTTAGGGCACTTCGGATGTTGTCGCAAGATCTATGTTAGCCTGGAGTGTCTGGTCGGCCCTGTTCGAGACTAGATGGACGACCTTGTTATCGGGGCTCGCATACGGTAGGGGGCGATTTAGGGCCCGAATTCAATTCTAGGGCCACGCTCAGCTATCGGCGCATGGGAGAGAAGGCTGCCGTCTACAGTTATGCAGCGCTGTAGCTCCGTACTTCTGCTACTGGTTGATTGGAGGTGTCTCTGTGAGACTATATTGCATTTACTACTCCCTGGATTTCATACTCATCTTTCCGCGCTCCTCCCCTTTCTCGATCTCCCACGAGCTGAGTATCTACTATCTGCAGGTTGACGGCAACATTGTCCATTCCGGCGCACTTCATCAGCATATCCGCCCCGCGAGTGCTGGAGTCTATCGATATTGTCAACTCTTCGCCGATCGACAGATCGACATCGTGAATGGTCTGACGCGTTGCCTGGGCCACATCATTAGATCCAGAGAATTGTAGCAACATATTGGAGTTTTTGAGATTCTCCATGCTGATATGGAGCTCGAGCCAGTGGTGTCTCACAATATTCGTCGAATCTGCTCGAACGAGACAAGTGTGGACCCGAGCAGGTGATTTGTCTCCATCAAGAGGAGCCTGCTTTTCTGGCAATAACAAACTCGGTTTCGCCATGGTACTGTCATGATAGTCAGAGGATTCACCGGTATGACTATCGGACAACCTGCCCAAAGCAAGCCAAGCACTGCTTGGTTTCGTCTTTGTGATCGAGTCATGGCGCTCTTCTATCCTGTTTCTTCCGGACCCCAGCCTGTACACTGCTTTGGACTGTTCCAAAGAATATTGATCCAGAGTAGCGACATTCCCAACAACACATCCCTGCGAGGTGTCTGACAAGTCAGCCGCGTGAGGTGGCGGAACCTCATTGCCTTCGTTCCTATCGTTCTTCCTTGACGATATTGCCGAGTCTCGTCGCTCTGCGTCGTGTTGGTCAATTGGTTGGGCAGGTGAGGCATTATCTGCACGCGAGGCTTTGGGAGACGTCTCGTTAGAGTTTAGGGAGGTTGGGCTGCATGAGTGCGTGATCTGCTGTAAGTTGGTGCTTCCGACGTCTATGGTTTCGATTCCTTGTTGGCTGTATGGTGATAACTTGTGTTCCAGGCTCTCCAGTGTTGAGCTGCACCTTTCGTCAGCTGGGCGCGACATTATCCTGCGCGCAGCCTCAGTGCACAACGAAAAGATCGACGCTTTTCGCAAGGCGTGAATACGCAAATCCAGCAAACTCTGTGGCTTCGGTGGTAGCATGACGGGTCGAGAGGGCTTTGGAGCTACGAGCGCAGCTTGCACGACCTTTGCAGTTGCCCGAAGGGCTCTCTTCATGATCAGACGGGTTTCGTCAGTGAAAGCTGGAGAGTCGGGAATAGTCCATTGTTCGTAAACCTCGCCATGCGAGATCGGGATCGAGTAGGTTCCATGAGAGAGAATGAAGGTGCTGCATAGATAGCATGGCCGTTTGCTGGCAGCTATTGCTCGAGGCTTCGTAATGTCTGTGGTCGTCTCGTGATACGCAAGAAGTTGTATTTCAGCGTGGACATAGTGCTTTTTGCCGTGCTTGAGTGGCCAAATCTCTGGCTTTGGCGCAGGGAGAATGTGCAGTGTCAAGTCCTGAAAGGCCTTGTGGTAGGATCTTGCGCAAACACTGAGGTATAAACAGATCCTCCAGTACGCAGCCAGTTTCTGGACTGCTCTAACTTCTCTACGCTCACTGAAACGCTTGGGTACTCCCAGCCTCAGCAATTTACTTTCCAAACAACCATTGAAACTTGTTTCCGCAAAGCTAACATCGAAGGAGCTGCCGTAGACCAGTTCGAATGCTGCTTTAGCGGCATTTACCAGCCTATCTATCTCCTCCTCCGTAGGGTCATGATATTGGATCTTGACACGTGAGTCCTGTACTTCCGAGATCGAAGTGACAAGTGCCTCGACCTGGAATAGAAGGCCGCGTTTTTCGGTGGAGGGCACGCCTTGCAGAGCTTCAATCTGGCCGGACAATTCTTGGAGACGGGTCGCTACCAGAAACGTTGTGCCATGCTTCCTGAACTTCAGACGGTCTTGTATGCGAGTGCGATTTAAAGCGACCATCTCACGACAGCAAGCTTCCGCACAGGAGTGCCGAGAAATGGCTGCAACGATATAAGCTCTATTTTATTGCTCGAACATGACTTACTGCATGATGCGCATTGTCGCAGACGCGCGAAACTGACTTCGAACCTCCGGCGGACTCGTTCAGATATGCCCTCGTTCGCGGACAGCGAGACCGCAAGCCCGGTGCCGTCCTTTGTTGGAGCGATCGTTGCGGCAGCAACGCTGCCTGGCTGACTGCTGACGGCAGCAAGGAAAGCGAAGTCCTCGGCTAAGCGAGTCTCCACGCCCAGTGGGAGAAGATATTTGGTTTCCTCGTCCGCTGTTGAGGTTGCCCCGTAAGTGCTATGCACATTCGGGAGAGGCTGCTGATGAGTACACTTTCGCAATTGGGCGATATCGTCTTCGAAACTCGCGCGGTCCAGCCCTCGCCAAATCGACATTGGCCAGGACTTCTCTGTGCTTCAAGTGAAGGGCGTTGCGGACATTGCATGCCGTTCTGCCTGTTGTCGTGCATGGCTTGACGTTGTGGCCAACGGAGCCGGCGCCGGAATCTTGACAGGGACTGCTTGCAAGGTTTGACCCCCATGGCGCGTGGGCGATTCACTCTTGCTTGTGTAGTAGCCACAAGAAGCGGTAGGGTGGCAAGTGGTGGAACATGAATCCTGACTGCTGATGCAGGCGAATGCTCGACGCGACCCACAAGAAGGCGCTTGAACTTTTATCCAGCCGCCTCAGGACGAAGTCTTGGCAAATTTTGACCTCCTCCCTTCGTCAGTCCAGTTGATCGTCTGCAGTCACCAGCCTTATTTTTTCCGTGTCACGTTCTTTCCAGCAGCTCTACAGGACAAGAGCCTCTTTGTCTGCTTCCTGCATCTCACGGAGATGTTTTCCGCGTTGTCCTACATCGATCCCAGGAGTCGCGTCATCGGTCATCGCGTCAAGATGCTCATCGACAAGGCAGAGTTCACCTAAAAGCCATTCAGATAGCGATGTTAACAGACCAATGCGTGTCGAGTTTCCATCCAGAAGGAAGGCTGGAGATTCGTCATTCGAGTATGCTTTTCAGAGAcgagaaaaagaagaaagagagaccGCTGCTCTGCCTCTGATCTTACCAGACCAGTTCGCACTTCTTTCGAAACAGGGCCAGGCAACACCTGAGCATGCGCGCTCGTGCGTATACCACTTGAAAAATGACCTGCAAATCAAGCCGCTATCGCAGCGAGGCTCCGATAGCGAAGCTGGACACGTCGGCGGGAGAGTCCT
It contains:
- a CDS encoding uncharacterized protein (antiSMASH:Cluster_14); this encodes MSIWRGLDRASFEDDIAQLRKCTHQQPLPNVHSTYGATSTADEETKYLLPLGVETRLAEDFAFLAAVSSQPGSVAAATIAPTKDGTGLAVSLSANEGISERVRRRFEVSFARLRQCASCTISRHSCAEACCREMVALNRTRIQDRLKFRKHGTTFLVATRLQELSGQIEALQGVPSTEKRGLLFQVEALVTSISEVQDSRVKIQYHDPTEEEIDRLVNAAKAAFELVYGSSFDVSFAETSFNGCLESKLLRLGVPKRFSERREVRAVQKLAAYWRICLYLSVCARSYHKAFQDLTLHILPAPKPEIWPLKHGKKHYVHAEIQLLAYHETTTDITKPRAIAASKRPCYLCSTFILSHGTYSIPISHGEVYEQWTIPDSPAFTDETRLIMKRALRATAKVVQAALVAPKPSRPVMLPPKPQSLLDLRIHALRKASIFSLCTEAARRIMSRPADERCSSTLESLEHKLSPYSQQGIETIDVGSTNLQQITHSCSPTSLNSNETSPKASRADNASPAQPIDQHDAERRDSAISSRKNDRNEGNEVPPPHAADLSDTSQGCVVGNVATLDQYSLEQSKAVYRLGSGRNRIEERHDSITKTKPSSAWLALGRLSDSHTGESSDYHDSTMAKPSLLLPEKQAPLDGDKSPARVHTCLVRADSTNIVRHHWLELHISMENLKNSNMLLQFSGSNDVAQATRQTIHDVDLSIGEELTISIDSSTRGADMLMKCAGMDNVAVNLQIVDTQLVGDRERGGARKDEYEIQGVVNAI